DNA sequence from the Spirochaetaceae bacterium genome:
GTCTGCTCAGCCGGGACGGGCGTCTCTACATGGAGATGGCGCCATACCTGGTTTTCTGGCCTGGTCTTTGCCTGACGATTACCATTTACAGTCTAAACATGTTCGGCGACGGGGTGCGCGACCTGCTTGATCCCAGGCTAAGGGGCGCTGGTGGTGAGGGCCGGCTGGGTGCCGCTGTCGCCAAGTCCGGTTAGGTCGAAACGACTGGCGCTGGATGAGCCGGAGCGGCCGCTAGCCGCCCGCCGGGCATCGTCTGAATCTACGCCGTCACCGCCCCCGGAGACAGCCACCCCAACGGTGGCACTTCGGCGGCTCACATCCCCCACACCGTGATCCGGTGCCGGTCATCGGTGCGTTCGTCGCGGCGGAAGATCTTGTCCTCCCACCGCTTGCCTGCGCCGCGGTCGAAGATGACCAGGTGGCCCGCCTGCGCCGCGCACCGGTCCATGTACTCGGCGGTCTGCAGCAGCCCCTCGCGTATCGTGCGCTCCAGGCTCCCGTGCAGCACCTTGCACTCGATGACGAATCTGCCCGCGGCGTGCGGCCCCGCGCCGCCGGAGGGCGGCCAGATGATCAGCAGGTCGGTGCGCCCCCGCCCCAGGCCGTACTCGCGCTCGATGCGCCCGCCGCTGTTCACGATTCGTTGCAGGAACGACTGCAGCAGGAGTTGCGGACCCGCCTCGGCGTAGTCGAAGCGCGCCACCCAGTGCTCGGAGTGCTCGCGGAAGAAGCCCTGGAAGTCGGCCAGCAGCTTGTCCAGGTCGAGGCCGCCGCCGGCGTCCACGTACCACACCGGATCCTGCAGCAGCTTCTCCTGGACGGCATAGGTGAGCTCTCGGGGCACCACCTCGGCGTAGATCGGGTTGGCCATGCGCGGCGGCGCCTCACGGGCCACGAGGCCGAGGTCGCGCACGTACTCCAGGTCGCGGGTCGACGACTCGTCCACGCTGGCGCCACTCAGCAGCGGCTCGATCACGCGCCGCACGCGCGCCTCCTGGAGCTTGTCGGTGAGTTGGTCGAGGTGGGTCACCCGGTTCAGGATGAGTTGCTCCTGCGCGTCGAGGATGGCGTTGCCGGTGATCGGGCGGCCCTCGCCGCTGCCTGCGGTGCTGCGGTCACAGACTTCCTGGCACAGGGCGTTCACCAGCCACGGCTGGCCCTGGGTTTGCCGCCACACCGCAGCCAGCGCGTCCTCCGTGAACGGCTGTCCGGTTTCCGCGGTATGCTGCGCCAGCAACGCACGCACCTCGGCCTCCGAAAATTCACCCAGGCGCAACGACCCCGCCTTGATATTGAAGGCGCTGCCGCCCGCGATCGTGACCTGCTCCGCGCTGGAACGAATACGGTAGTCGCGCACGTCGCGCACGCCGCACAGCACGACGCTGTGGGGGAAACTCTCGGGACGCTGGTCGTAGCCGTCGCGCAACTGGCGCAGCACCGATATCAGGGTGTCGCCGATCAGCGAGTCGATCTCGTCGATCAGCAGCACCAGCGGCTTCGGATCGGCTTCGCACCAGCGGGTCAGGGCCTCCGCGAGGGCGCCGTCGCCGAAGCTCGCCACGATGTCGGACCAGGTATCGTACAGGAACCCGTCGCCGAGCAGCCGCGCCCGCGAGGCCAGCCTGCCCACGATCACGCGCATCGCGCGTCCGACGTCTTCGCGCACCGCCTGGGCCGCCTCGACGTTCACGTACACGCAGCGGTAGTCGCCGGCGGCGCCGCTGTTGAGCAGGTCACGCAAGGCGAGCAGGGCCGAGGTCTTGCCGGTCTGCCGCGGCGCGTGCAGCACGAAGTACCGCATGCGCCCGATCAGCGCCAGGACCTCGTCGAGATCGAACCGCTCCAGCGGCGGGATGCAGTAGTGCCGCTGAGCCACGACCGGTCCCTCGGTGTTGAAGAACCGCATGGACCTCAGTATGGCAGATCAGTCGACAGTTTGACATGCCGGTGGGAGGGGGGGATACTGCCTGGATCGCGACAGATGTCTGCTGTGTGAATCTGTCGGCGCAGGAATGTCACGGGGGAGGTGTCCCATGAAGAAACGCTTGTTGTGTTTCTGGTGGTTCTGTTGTTCGTTGCAGGTGCAACAATTGCACCGGCCGGTTCGGAGCAGGAGAGCGCCACCGAAGAGGCGGCGGCGATGACGTCCGATACGGACATCGTCCTGGTGGGAGGCCGTTTCACCTGGCCGGCTAACTGGCTGCAGGCCCCGACCGCTTCCGAGCTCGGCATCACCGAGTTCAGCGAGGCTCCGATGTTGGCGGCGATGGTGGCCCGAGGAGAGCTGCCACCGGTCGAGGAGCGGCTTCCGGACGATCCCCTGGTGATCGGTCCGTACAGCGAGATCGGTGAGTACGGCGGAGAATTGCGGGTGGCCCGCAAGGGACCGCGGGACTACGGTGACATGCTCCGCGGCAAGCACGTGTTTCTGTTTCGAGCAGATCCAAGCAGCGCGGAAATCATTCCTTCGCTGGCCAAGGAATACGAGGCGTCGAGCGACAACCGAACGCTGACCATCTACCTGCGCGAGGGCGCGAAGTGGTCCGACGGCATGCCGTTCACCGCCGACGACATCATGTTCATGTACACCTATGTCATGGCAGACCCCGATGTGAATTATTGGGTGACACGCGGATGGACGTTCGAGGGAGAACTCTCAAAGTTCCAGAAAATAGACGACCATGCCGTGCAAATCACGTTCCCGGTGCCGGTGTCGCCAGCCCTGTGGAAATCTCATCTGAATTGGTTCAGAACCCGGCAATCCTTTCTGTTCACCGCCGCGCACTGGGCGCAAGACTACCACAAGGCATTCAACCCGGAGGTCGAGAAGCTGGCCAAGGAGGAGGGCCATGAATCTTGGCCTGCGCTGTTCCTGGCGGCGATCGATACGCAGCCCAGCCAGAGCTACGTGCAGCCGGAGATGACCACCTGGATCATCGAAAGCCGGGACTCGTCCGGCATTCAGCATGTGCGAAATCCCTACTATTGGGCGGTCGACACGGAAGGCAACCAGCTTCCCTACATCGACAGCCTGTACGCTGAGTTCTTCGCGGATTCCGAGGTGGCCATCCTCAACATGATGCAGGGCTCGATCGACATCGGCGGTCGCTTGATGAATCCCGCGGATTTTCCGCTGTACAAGGAGAACGAGGGGATTGGCGATTACAGCATACGAGAGTGGCAGGATACGAAGACGGGCCGCGTGGTCTACGGGTTCAACCTCAACATCGAAGACCCGGTAAAGGCCGCGATTTTCCAGGACGACCGTTTCCGGCACGCCATGTCGCTGGCCATCAATCGAGAAGAGATCAATGAGTTCGCGTTCCAGGGCCTGGCCACACCGCAGCAGTTCACCGTGACTTCGGCAGCGGAGTTCTACGATCCCTCCTGGGCCAGAGCCTATGCGGATTACGATCCCGAGCGCGCGATGCGGCTCCTTGATGAGTTGGACCTGCGCGATGTCGATGGCGACGGTTTCCGCGAAGGCCCCGGCGGTGAGCCGTTCCTGATCGAGTTGAACGTCAATACCTCATCGGTCATGGGAACCATGGGCTTCAGCACCACCGAGTTGGTCGCCGAGTATTGGCAGGAAGTCGGAATCAGGACCGATTACCGGCAAATCTCCTCGGACCTCAATCGCGAGCTGCGCGATGCCAACCAGCTCGATGTCCATGTCGGTGTTGCCGAGGGCTACATGCCGACGCGTGTCTCAGTTCCCGGCAACTTCACGACCGGTGCAACCGGCTACGCGCTGAATTGGCGGGACTGGATGAGCTACCAGTACTGGCTTGACGCCGGCAGCAAAGGCGACGAGCCGGCACGCGGGCAAGAACCACCGGAGAAGTGGAGGAAATTCGTCGAGACCAAGAACGCATGGGTCAGTGCCCAGAGCGATGCCGAGTTCAACCGGTTCGGCAGGGAGTACTGGTCGATGCAGGCGGAGCTCATTCCGGTGATCGGCACGGTCGGATATGCGCTGCGTCCGATCCTCATCAACAACAGAATTCACAATGTTCCCGAGACGCTGCCGTTCGCGTGGGAAACCGTTCTCTGGGTAAACACGACACCGGCTCAGTGGTTCATCCGCGAGTAGCCTTTTCTATCGTCCAGTGCCGTTTGGCACTGGTCAGCAGCAGCCGCACTTTCGTTCGGAGGTGCGGCCCATTTCGTTCCTGAGCAGGGACTGCCATGATTCGTTGGCTGACCAGAAGAGTCATCAACATGTTGATCGTCCTGTGGCTCATCTCTGTGGTGTCGTTCATCATCATCCAGCTTCCCCCGGGTGATCTCCTGACCGCCACGCTCATTGCGCTCGAACAGCGCGGTGTCGAGATCACCGACGACCTGGTCGATGAACTCAGGCGGCAGTACGGACTCGACAAGCCGCCCGTGCTTCAATATGTCCACTGGATCAGCAGGTTCGTCCAGGGCGACATGGGAAGGTCCTTCGTGTGGAACGCACCGGTAAACGAGCTGGTGGGAGAGCGAATTGCCCTGACCTTCGTCATCGCCCTCTCGTCGCTGCTGTTCGTCTGGATAGTGGCGTTTCCGGTGGGCATCTACTCCGCCGTGCGGCAGTATTCATGGGGTGACCATACCGCCACGTTCTTCAGCTACATTGGACTCGCCACGCCCAACTTCCTGCTCGCCCTCATCTTGATGTACCTGTCGTTTCGTTATCTCGGCCTCGACATCGGCGGCCTGTTCTCGCTCGAGTACCGGGAGGCGCCGTGGTCGTTCGCCAAGGTCGTGGACCTGCTCGCGCACCTGTGGATCCCGACGGTCGTGCTCGGCACGGCGGGCACCGCCGGGTTGGTGCGAATCATGCGCGCCAACCTGCTCGATGAGCTGCGCAAGCAGTATGTCGTCACGGCGCGCGCCAAGGGGCTGACCGAGACCACGTTGATCATGAAGTACCCGGTCCGCGTGGCACTCAACCCGTTCATCAGCACGGTGGGCTGGACGCTGCCGACGCTGATATCCGGGGCCACCATCACTGCCATCGTGCTCAACCTGCCCACCACCGGCCCGTTCCTGGTCGGCGCGCTGCTGTCGCAGGACATGTTCCTGGCCGGCAGTTTCATCATGCTGCTGAGCATCCTCACCGTGGTGGGAACGTTGCTTTCCGATGTGCTCCTCGCGATGCTCGATCCGCGCATCCGATACGCGAAGCAGGCGGCCTGAGGGTGACCGCGAACGGCGGTGCGGCAGGCACCGAGGCGGG
Encoded proteins:
- a CDS encoding AAA-like domain-containing protein, producing MAQRHYCIPPLERFDLDEVLALIGRMRYFVLHAPRQTGKTSALLALRDLLNSGAAGDYRCVYVNVEAAQAVREDVGRAMRVIVGRLASRARLLGDGFLYDTWSDIVASFGDGALAEALTRWCEADPKPLVLLIDEIDSLIGDTLISVLRQLRDGYDQRPESFPHSVVLCGVRDVRDYRIRSSAEQVTIAGGSAFNIKAGSLRLGEFSEAEVRALLAQHTAETGQPFTEDALAAVWRQTQGQPWLVNALCQEVCDRSTAGSGEGRPITGNAILDAQEQLILNRVTHLDQLTDKLQEARVRRVIEPLLSGASVDESSTRDLEYVRDLGLVAREAPPRMANPIYAEVVPRELTYAVQEKLLQDPVWYVDAGGGLDLDKLLADFQGFFREHSEHWVARFDYAEAGPQLLLQSFLQRIVNSGGRIEREYGLGRGRTDLLIIWPPSGGAGPHAAGRFVIECKVLHGSLERTIREGLLQTAEYMDRCAAQAGHLVIFDRGAGKRWEDKIFRRDERTDDRHRITVWGM
- a CDS encoding ABC transporter substrate-binding protein — encoded protein: MFLVVLLFVAGATIAPAGSEQESATEEAAAMTSDTDIVLVGGRFTWPANWLQAPTASELGITEFSEAPMLAAMVARGELPPVEERLPDDPLVIGPYSEIGEYGGELRVARKGPRDYGDMLRGKHVFLFRADPSSAEIIPSLAKEYEASSDNRTLTIYLREGAKWSDGMPFTADDIMFMYTYVMADPDVNYWVTRGWTFEGELSKFQKIDDHAVQITFPVPVSPALWKSHLNWFRTRQSFLFTAAHWAQDYHKAFNPEVEKLAKEEGHESWPALFLAAIDTQPSQSYVQPEMTTWIIESRDSSGIQHVRNPYYWAVDTEGNQLPYIDSLYAEFFADSEVAILNMMQGSIDIGGRLMNPADFPLYKENEGIGDYSIREWQDTKTGRVVYGFNLNIEDPVKAAIFQDDRFRHAMSLAINREEINEFAFQGLATPQQFTVTSAAEFYDPSWARAYADYDPERAMRLLDELDLRDVDGDGFREGPGGEPFLIELNVNTSSVMGTMGFSTTELVAEYWQEVGIRTDYRQISSDLNRELRDANQLDVHVGVAEGYMPTRVSVPGNFTTGATGYALNWRDWMSYQYWLDAGSKGDEPARGQEPPEKWRKFVETKNAWVSAQSDAEFNRFGREYWSMQAELIPVIGTVGYALRPILINNRIHNVPETLPFAWETVLWVNTTPAQWFIRE
- a CDS encoding ABC transporter permease, whose amino-acid sequence is MIRWLTRRVINMLIVLWLISVVSFIIIQLPPGDLLTATLIALEQRGVEITDDLVDELRRQYGLDKPPVLQYVHWISRFVQGDMGRSFVWNAPVNELVGERIALTFVIALSSLLFVWIVAFPVGIYSAVRQYSWGDHTATFFSYIGLATPNFLLALILMYLSFRYLGLDIGGLFSLEYREAPWSFAKVVDLLAHLWIPTVVLGTAGTAGLVRIMRANLLDELRKQYVVTARAKGLTETTLIMKYPVRVALNPFISTVGWTLPTLISGATITAIVLNLPTTGPFLVGALLSQDMFLAGSFIMLLSILTVVGTLLSDVLLAMLDPRIRYAKQAA